The Rickettsia felis URRWXCal2 genome contains the following window.
CACGCTTTTCAGGGGAAAGAAGCAGATACGGTTATTATGGTACTAGGGGCACAACATCCTCTTGATAAAGGAGCAAGAAATGTTATGACCGATAAACCGAACGTCTTAAACGTCGGTATCAGTAGGGCTAAAAATAACCTTTATGTTATCGGTAACCTTGAGATTTGGCTGAAACATAAATATATGCCGGAAATCTATAATATGCTTGGTGATAAAGAGTAGACCACCCAATAGATGGTCTGCTATACTCTTCTGCTTTTAAGAATTACTTTTTCATTTCTACTTCAAAGTATACTGCTTAAATAAGAACTTTACTGAATTCAGCTTGGTTATTTTAAGGGGTTTAGCACCAATTTGCTGTATTATTTTTGCTGCTGTTTTTGTTCCAAATTGTCTGCATTTTTCTAAATCATAATTATTTAAAAAACCATATAAGAATCCAGCTGCAAATTGATCTCCAGCCCCAGTAGTGTCAGTAATATATTTAATATTATATGCAGGAATATAAATTTTCTGATCACGATATATGATATGAGCACCATTTTTGTTATCTGTAACGACAAAAATAGTATCATATTTTTGTAAATTATTAACTACTTCATCCCAGTTTGTATTTTTAAAAAGTGCATAAATTTGTTCTCTATCAGAGAAAATAATATCTATTTCTTTTATTAATTCTGACCATTTTTTTCGATATTTTTTTACCTGCTTGTAACTTCCAAAAGTAAAGGCTGTAATTACCTCATTATTTTTTGCAATATGTAGAAATTCCTTAAGTGCATCGTCGTCACCGTCTTCATGCCATAAATACCCTTCTAAAAGTATTATTTTATAATCTTTGATAATTTTATAATCTAAAGGAGGTAAATCTCGTGATATTCCGGGGTAGGCAAGCATAGTACGCTCTCCATCGGGAGAAATAATAATATTAACAACGCCTGTTTCTTTAGAACTATTAACTTTTCTTATTAAACTATATATTCTATATTTTTCTATAGCTTCGATATACTGTTTTCCTAGATTATCATATGCAACTGATCCTAAAAAACTAACTCTAGTTCCCAAATTTGCTAGACCGGCAGCGGTATTATTTACACTACCTCCTAGTTGCTTGCTAATTGGTTTTAAATCTCTTGAGATTTTTGCAGCTATGTCTTTAGAAATTACTACCGACTCCCCCTTTGGTACTTTAACTGATTTAAGATATTGCAAGTGCTTTTCTTCATCATCAAATTTATAGATAATATCATATACTGCTTGCCCTACTGCTAATATGTCATTTTTTTACTTTGCCATTGGTGATTTTCGCGTTTATCTATTACGGCATAGCTAGTATGCGATAATAATAAAAAACTTAATATAAAACATATATTTTTTAGCATCGATATCCCTATTTACTATAATAAAAACTTATATTTAGTTAGATAATATTAACTATTTCTTAGAAATTTTCTATATATTTATTAATATTTAATTTAAGATAATGATAAAAACTATACTTTTTATTTCAAGCTAGGTTTCGTGAAGAAAAATATGAATTTTTAAATTTTGTATTTGTGAATCTAAATTTGAAAAGCAGAAAACTTGATTACTCCTCGGCTTTTCAGAGTTGGCAGGGAGCGTGGATCAATTTCACCTCTGTCATCCTGTGGCTTGACCACGGGATCCAGTTAAAAATACTAAAATATTAGTATTTTTTATTGTTTTTATGGACCTAGTTAGCAAGCCACGGTGACGAGTAGGTTTTACCAATCCACGCAACAATGCCTCTCGGGAATGACAGTAGCACCTTAAATTATTTAACTAAGTCAGTCATAATTTAACCACTTAAATAATATCTCAACTACTAGGCAATAATTATTATACAATAATCATTGTAAGTTGAGTATTTAGGTGCTATAATATCTATGTGGGTTCGTCCTTTCCCACCAATGAGCTGAAGAGGTCGTTTACTGCGTAGCGGGACACGGCCTTTTTTATGTTATGATTGCGTAGTTAACGCTTTAGATTTATTCCTTAATTTCTGCTATTTTATATCTCGATTATATACTAGCTACCGGCTTTTAAATCAAATATGCTTTTTCCTTTATTGAGCATAGGACTTGCTCTATGGGTATAAACTCTATTTCTTTGATTCTAAAACCCTCCTGAAGTCCAAGAACTGTATTGATAAATTCTTTTAATCTCTAAATCTCGAAAGATTTTTTTAAACAAACTAGCATTCGTTTTTTGGTGTATAATTGCTAAGCATATATAAACCATATTAAACTTTAGGCTACAGGAGATAAATCTTGTATCTATATAGTTTTTTCTACTTTTTACTACAAACAATATGTTTATTAAGTTTTTACAAATTTTATATTGTAATCAAAAGCTGAAATAGCTAGGCTATTTTAATAAATAAAATTTAAGTATTGTAAGAGGTACAAAATGAAAGAACAAAAATTATTTATAAATGATATGAATTATATGAATCAACACTATACAATAAAAATTTTTGGTTTTGTTCCTAACAGTAGTTTTCAAAAGAAAATAGAGCTATTCTGTATATTTAATAATGAATCTTTTGGATTATCATACGTACCTATCACCGAAACTCTACAATTCAGATTAACAAGAAATTTCTTCGTAAAACTAGATCTAGAAACCATAAATGCTAGAGAAAATATTAATATATTAAATGCCCTTTCATGCGATGCTCAAAATCAATGGTATGCAGCAAAAGATGGCGAGGAGGTTAGTGTTCATTATGCTAACTTACAAGAAATAAAAGGATTAAGAGATTTAGTAGAAAATGATAAAGTTAAATTATCATCTCATGATAAAACAGAAACACTTGAGCTTATAGCTCAATATGAGCAAACCTATCCAGATTTAATTAAATTAATGGGTGAAGAAGATGATATTATATAATCTTAAATAGTTAAAGTTTTTAATAAAATTTAAAAAGGTAAGGTATGAAAAGACATTTTGCATGTAAATCTAATTTCCTTGTTAAATAAAGGAAATAAGGCGATAATTTGTATTTGCGAACCTTTAATGAGTTTAGATTATAGCTTATTAAGCCTACGCTTAAGTTTTGTTATGATTACTTTGAAAACTATTAATTTTAAAATATGGTTTATTACCCATATAAATATATGGACATTTATTATAGAACTAAGTATTATTAAATTAATCGATTAAAGGCTAAAAATGCATTCTTCTTTTGAATGGGACGAAGAAAAAAATAACATTAATATTGAGAAGCATAACGTAAGCTTTTATGAAGCTCAAAAAGCTTTTCTAGATATAAAAAGGATAATTCTTGAGGATATAGACCATAGTATTACAGAAAAAAGATATTTTTGTTTAGGTCAAGTTGATGGTAATATTTTAACAGTCCGTTTTATGTTTCGAGGTAATCATATAAGAATTTTTGGAGCAGGATACTGGCGTAAAGGTAAGAGAATTTATGAGCAAGAGAATAAAATACACTGATGGGGAAATAGGGGAAGTAAAAATAGTAAAAGATTTCTTACCACATCCTAGAGAACTGTTGTTAAAAGATGATTCTGTAAAAGTAACCATTTCTTTAAGTAAAGAGAGCGTAGAATTCTTTAAATCAGAAGCAGCAACTGCACATGTTCCTTATCAAAAAATGATTAGGATGTTACTAGATAAATATACTAAGCATTATAAAGAAAATAAAAGAGCATAGAGCTGGCGGAGAGAGAGGGATTCGAACCCTCGATACGGTATGACCCGTATAACGGTTTAGCAAACCGCCGCCTTCGGCCACTCGGCCATCTCTCCGGTTATGGCTTAACTTTATATCATCTAAATTATAAAATTTCTAGAATTATTTTAGAATTTTTATTATTGATTTAAATATTATTCATAATCATTTTCTGATAATGCAGAATTGCCAATAATCAAAGATTTCGTATCAAAGCCTGGTAGCCCTTTAAAGTCCATATGCCAATAACTAGGTAAGCCATCCCAGCTTCGGTAATATTCAACATATTTGTAAAAACGTTCAATCTCTGTTTCTATAGTTTTAATATTTGTATTATCGTTACAAATATTAAAAAGTTGCTCGGTTATATAATAAATAGATTTGGTATCATTTTTATATTTACCTATTAGGTACTCTATAATTTCGACTCGTTTTTGTAAGCTAAGATTGTAAGAGCTTGCAGTTAGAAACTTTACCAAGCCATCTTTATCGTCACAAATATTAAAAAGCTGCAGGGCTATGGGATAAATGGATTCAATATCATTTTTATATTCGTTTATTAAGTATTTTATAATTTCGATTCGTTTGTTTAAGCTAAGGTTCATAGAATCAGAAATTAATAATTCTACAAAATCCTCATTATCGCTACAAATGCTAAATAGTATTTCTGAGTGTTCTTCACCAAGATTATCAAATAATTTCTGATATTTAACTAAAAATCTATTCCAAGTTATTGCTTCGATATTTATAAAGTTCTTATAGTTTTTTGGTTGGTATTCAGTCTGATATTTTTGTGATGGTACTATAAAGTTGAGGTTATCTAAATTTTGATGAAAATTTTGTAGTTCTTCAAAATATGCAGCCATAAAAATAATTGTACACTGAGTAATAACAGAATCTACAAAATAAAATTGGTGAATAAATTTTATAATCTTTGATAATTCTGCTACTAGATCGGTATCTAGTTTTCTAATATCATTTACTATATCATCTATATATGTTAACTCTTCATTCGTGTGTGCTTCATATTTAATATTTAAATCTTCAAATGTAATAATTTTACCTTTCGCTATTTTATCTGTTATTGTATAGTTTTTAATTATAGGTTCTTCGTAATTAGCGATAATATAAATTTCCGGATTATATATATCTTTGAAATTATTTCGCAGCATATTTTTTACTGCTTTTACCGTATTTTGATTTAGATAATCAAGCTCTAGCATGTGAATATTGGTAAGTAGTAAACTTGCATTATCTTTTTTATCAAAAGGAACAACATACCATGGATACTCACCTTCTTTAATGTATCCTTTAATAAGAGCAATTTTCCTATAACATTCTTCTTTTAAAAATGTATCATTAGTATCTGTTAAAGCTAACTTTTCAAGTTCCGTTATTACCTTATTTAAATAGCTTCGCCAATCACTAGTTAATAATTCTAGCAATTGCTTAAAAAAACTAAAACTAATTTTCATATAATAATAATATTAAGTTAATTTAAAAACTTTATATACTCTGCTGCTTTCAAGAATTGCTTTTTTCTTTTATCAAGGACTCGCTTCCTCACCTATTTAAGTATAGGCTGCGGGTACTCACCTCTCAAAATAAAATGAGAGTTCTTGAAATCATTTGAGTATAAATCAGAAGTTATGAGAGAGTGTCTAAAAAATTCTGTAGTTCTTCTAAATTACTTATATTACTTAACTTATATGGATAATTAATTTTTCGGAGCATATTTGTTAATACGCTTCCGGCACCTATTTCTACTATATGAGTTATATCTAAGGTATTAAATAGTTCTAAAGTTTCACGCCATCTAACTCGTCCGCATATCTGAAGAATTAAATTTTGTTTGATT
Protein-coding sequences here:
- a CDS encoding Sugar kinases (Ribokinase family) produces the protein MQYLKSVKVPKGESVVISKDIAAKISRDLKPISKQLGGSVNNTAAGLANLGTRVSFLGSVAYDNLGKQYIEAIEKYRIYSLIRKVNSSKETGVVNIIISPDGERTMLAYPGISRDLPPLDYKIIKDYKIILLEGYLWHEDGDDDALKEFLHIAKNNEVITAFTFGSYKQVKKYRKKWSELIKEIDIIFSDREQIYALFKNTNWDEVVNNLQKYDTIFVVTDNKNGAHIIYRDQKIYIPAYNIKYITDTTGAGDQFAAGFLYGFLNNYDLEKCRQFGTKTAAKIIQQIGAKPLKITKLNSVKFLFKQYTLK